A genomic region of Rhizobium sp. NXC24 contains the following coding sequences:
- a CDS encoding DUF1045 domain-containing protein, whose translation MRYALYFTPPKDDPLTALAALWLGRDAFSDEIFSDKAMGPVSEDHAELTADPRRYGFHATLKAPFELAGSVTERDLLDVATEFASQTKAFTIPELVLGQLGHFFALVPGSLYQPLQDFASRVVKAFEPFRAPLSDHDIARRKPEGLTEPQRANLLCWGYPYVNDEFRFHMTLTGRVPTERQADMHDVLRARFADHIGKALHVSGLAVFIEEERGAPFTVRSWLPLSGA comes from the coding sequence TTGCGCTATGCTCTCTATTTCACGCCGCCCAAAGACGATCCGTTGACCGCGCTTGCCGCTCTCTGGCTGGGCCGCGATGCATTTTCCGATGAGATTTTCTCGGACAAGGCCATGGGTCCCGTGTCGGAAGACCATGCCGAGCTGACCGCCGATCCGCGCCGCTACGGCTTTCACGCCACGCTGAAGGCACCTTTCGAGCTTGCCGGCTCGGTGACCGAGCGCGATCTTCTCGATGTCGCCACAGAATTTGCCTCACAGACCAAGGCTTTCACCATTCCAGAGTTGGTCTTGGGCCAGCTCGGTCATTTCTTCGCGCTCGTGCCCGGCTCGCTTTACCAGCCGCTGCAGGATTTTGCCTCGCGCGTGGTCAAGGCTTTCGAACCGTTCCGTGCGCCGCTTTCGGATCACGACATAGCCCGGCGCAAGCCGGAAGGCCTGACGGAACCGCAGCGCGCCAATCTGTTGTGCTGGGGCTATCCCTACGTCAATGACGAGTTCCGCTTCCATATGACGTTGACGGGGCGCGTCCCCACCGAACGTCAAGCCGACATGCACGACGTCCTGCGCGCGCGCTTCGCCGACCATATCGGCAAAGCGCTTCACGTTTCCGGCCTCGCCGTCTTTATCGAAGAAGAGCGCGGCGCTCCCTTTACCGTCCGTTCCTGGCTGCCGCTTTCCGGCGCCTAA
- the phnE gene encoding phosphonate ABC transporter, permease protein PhnE, whose translation MSVIDAGRMQEIEARYPEILHRSFRQRFGALMIFLGVILYGIYAVWFFDLPKIIAEAHWERVGIYLSEWISYDVQPEFHVSGDKISVKYPRFSPLGDNPHPDWVTNNPDGSLTISVSGTGRSVTVTKTQAILTAHGVTVPIDFTGDAPKLLGSEPPPSWITVYDDNILANMGFAGDVSISTDRVKIRKRFLGWANFVFDTHSPFFDKPASEVIGLIVSGPRLDPAQSNLSLAFDNIWNNGAWQHGDVWTKLFQTIVMAFLGTLLGSLAAFPLSFLAARNITPSRLVNQILKRFFDFLRSVDMLIWALFLTRAFGPGPLAGSGAIFLTETGTLGKLYSEGLENIDNKPREGVKSTGSSTVLVHRYGIMPQIVPVIVSQTLYQWESNVRGATIIGAVGAGGIGLKLWEAMRTNANWENVAYMVLLILIVVFLFDAGSNALRSRLMGTQNR comes from the coding sequence ATGTCCGTCATCGACGCCGGTCGCATGCAGGAAATCGAAGCACGCTATCCGGAGATCCTGCACCGATCATTCCGCCAGCGCTTCGGCGCGCTGATGATCTTTCTCGGCGTGATCCTTTACGGCATCTACGCCGTCTGGTTCTTCGACCTGCCGAAGATCATCGCTGAGGCGCATTGGGAACGCGTCGGCATCTATCTCAGCGAATGGATCAGCTACGACGTGCAGCCGGAATTCCACGTTTCAGGCGACAAGATCAGCGTCAAATATCCGCGTTTTTCGCCGCTCGGCGATAATCCGCACCCAGATTGGGTGACGAACAATCCCGACGGCAGCCTGACGATCTCGGTCAGCGGCACCGGCCGCAGCGTAACGGTGACGAAGACGCAAGCGATCCTGACCGCGCATGGCGTCACCGTTCCGATCGACTTCACCGGCGACGCGCCGAAGCTCCTCGGCTCGGAACCGCCGCCGTCGTGGATCACGGTCTATGACGATAACATCCTCGCCAATATGGGCTTTGCCGGCGACGTCAGCATTTCCACCGACCGCGTGAAGATCCGCAAGCGTTTCCTCGGCTGGGCGAATTTTGTCTTCGACACGCACTCGCCTTTCTTCGACAAGCCGGCAAGCGAAGTGATCGGCCTGATCGTCTCCGGGCCGCGCCTCGACCCGGCGCAATCCAATCTCTCGCTGGCCTTCGACAACATTTGGAACAATGGCGCCTGGCAGCATGGGGACGTCTGGACCAAGCTGTTCCAGACCATCGTCATGGCCTTCCTCGGCACGCTGCTGGGATCGCTCGCCGCCTTCCCGCTCTCCTTCCTTGCGGCCCGCAACATCACGCCGAGCCGCCTGGTCAATCAGATATTGAAGCGCTTCTTCGACTTCCTGCGTTCGGTCGACATGCTGATCTGGGCGTTGTTCCTGACCCGCGCCTTCGGCCCCGGCCCGCTTGCCGGCAGCGGTGCGATCTTCCTGACGGAGACCGGCACGCTGGGCAAGCTCTACTCCGAAGGGCTGGAGAACATCGACAACAAGCCGCGCGAAGGCGTCAAATCGACGGGCTCCTCGACGGTTCTCGTGCATCGCTACGGTATCATGCCGCAGATCGTTCCCGTCATCGTCAGCCAGACGCTCTATCAATGGGAATCGAATGTGCGCGGCGCCACCATCATCGGCGCAGTCGGCGCCGGCGGCATCGGCCTCAAACTTTGGGAAGCCATGCGCACCAACGCCAATTGGGAAAACGTCGCCTATATGGTGCTGCTGATCCTGATCGTCGTCTTCCTGTTCGATGCCGGTTCCAACGCGCTGCGCTCACGCCTGATGGGGACGCAGAACCGGTAA
- the phnE gene encoding phosphonate ABC transporter, permease protein PhnE, translating to MTIADTQLQTQGAPQGAKDIGDAWSRMVARRRLYTGIGLLILIIAFVSSVRFADESNAGHFFDRLPHLFDFLSWLIPKDWADVYRALFDLPSPNGANGVGGEEFNFPNGRVYVWGNFYIPEYFELMIITINVALVSTIIGFVVALPLSFFAARNMSPSHPVRLVTKRFMELLRAFPEIVIAGLFSAILSIGPIAAIIAVGLHTIGALGKLFYEVIENIDMKPDEGMRAVGASWTERVRFAALPQVLPNFMSYVLLRLEINVRASTIIGAVGGGGIGEELKLSISRGFGAKTVALVLLLFVTIVAVDQFSAWLRRRLVGEHAFLLQH from the coding sequence ATGACGATTGCCGATACTCAGCTACAGACGCAAGGCGCTCCCCAGGGCGCCAAGGATATCGGTGACGCCTGGAGCAGGATGGTGGCGCGCCGCCGCCTCTATACCGGCATCGGCCTGCTGATCCTGATCATCGCCTTCGTCAGCTCCGTGCGCTTTGCCGACGAGAGCAATGCCGGCCATTTCTTCGATCGCCTGCCGCATCTTTTCGATTTCCTGAGCTGGCTCATCCCCAAGGATTGGGCCGACGTTTATCGCGCGCTCTTCGACTTGCCGAGCCCCAATGGCGCAAACGGCGTCGGCGGCGAGGAGTTCAATTTTCCGAACGGCCGCGTCTATGTCTGGGGCAACTTCTATATTCCTGAATATTTCGAGCTGATGATCATCACGATCAACGTGGCGCTGGTTTCCACCATCATCGGCTTCGTCGTCGCCCTGCCCCTCAGCTTCTTTGCCGCGCGCAACATGTCGCCGTCGCATCCGGTTCGTCTGGTGACCAAACGCTTCATGGAATTGCTGCGCGCCTTTCCCGAAATCGTCATCGCCGGCCTGTTTTCGGCGATCCTGTCGATCGGCCCGATCGCTGCCATCATCGCCGTCGGCCTGCATACGATCGGGGCACTCGGCAAGCTGTTCTACGAAGTGATCGAGAATATCGACATGAAGCCCGACGAGGGCATGAGGGCGGTCGGCGCGAGCTGGACGGAGCGCGTTCGCTTCGCCGCGCTGCCGCAGGTTCTGCCGAATTTCATGTCCTATGTGCTGCTGCGCCTGGAGATCAATGTCCGAGCCTCCACCATCATCGGCGCCGTCGGCGGCGGCGGCATCGGCGAGGAGCTGAAGCTTTCGATCTCGCGCGGCTTCGGCGCCAAGACGGTAGCGCTCGTGCTGCTGCTTTTCGTGACGATCGTTGCCGTCGACCAATTTTCCGCATGGCTCCGTCGCCGTCTCGTCGGCGAACATGCCTTCCTTCTGCAACACTGA
- the phnD gene encoding phosphonate ABC transporter substrate-binding protein: MLKKTLLAATALLALAGGAAAQDIKEFRVGILGGENEADRLRNYACLSDHLKKEFGFEKVSLFPAADYDGVIQGLLGGTLDFAELGSSGYAATYIKDPKAVTPILTTQQTDGSTGYYSIGLALKSSGIKTIADAKGKKLGYADPDSTSGYLVPLTQIPKTTGMPNDKFFASTQFNGGHENNLLAAYDGKVDVAVDDSSGLGDFKDGYTSGTFHKEVDKGAVDPNKLVEVWRSPLIPNGPLVVRNALGTEWQAKLTDFFLKLPTTDAKCFSAIEGGDFKGYVKVNPDFYKAVVEVRKAAIGG; the protein is encoded by the coding sequence ATGTTGAAGAAGACCCTTCTCGCAGCCACGGCGCTTCTCGCGCTCGCTGGCGGCGCTGCCGCTCAGGACATCAAGGAATTCCGCGTTGGTATTCTCGGTGGCGAAAACGAAGCCGACCGCCTGCGCAACTACGCCTGCCTCTCCGACCACCTGAAGAAGGAGTTCGGTTTCGAGAAGGTATCGCTGTTCCCGGCTGCCGACTATGACGGCGTTATCCAGGGCCTGCTCGGCGGCACGCTCGACTTCGCCGAACTCGGCTCTTCCGGCTATGCAGCCACCTACATCAAGGACCCGAAGGCCGTTACCCCGATCCTGACCACGCAGCAGACGGACGGCTCGACCGGCTATTACTCGATCGGTCTCGCTCTGAAGTCCTCCGGCATCAAGACGATCGCCGACGCCAAGGGCAAGAAGCTCGGCTACGCCGATCCGGACTCCACTTCGGGCTATCTCGTTCCGCTGACGCAGATTCCGAAGACCACCGGCATGCCGAACGACAAGTTCTTCGCTTCGACCCAGTTCAACGGCGGTCACGAGAACAACCTGCTCGCCGCCTATGACGGCAAGGTCGACGTTGCCGTTGACGATTCGTCGGGCCTCGGCGATTTCAAGGACGGCTACACCTCCGGTACCTTCCACAAGGAAGTCGACAAGGGCGCCGTCGATCCGAACAAGCTCGTCGAAGTCTGGCGTTCGCCGCTGATCCCGAACGGCCCGCTCGTCGTTCGCAACGCCCTCGGCACCGAATGGCAGGCCAAGCTGACCGACTTCTTCCTGAAGCTCCCGACCACCGATGCCAAGTGCTTCTCGGCGATCGAAGGCGGTGACTTCAAGGGCTACGTCAAGGTGAACCCGGACTTCTACAAGGCCGTTGTCGAAGTTCGCAAGGCTGCCATCGGCGGCTAA
- the phnC gene encoding phosphonate ABC transporter ATP-binding protein yields MFELKNVSRRFGNKLAVDSVTLDIPQGQMVGIIGRSGAGKSTLLRMINRLADPTSGSIYFAGTEVSKLRGRALRNWQRDCAMIFQQFNLVPRLDVLTNVMLGRLNQRSTTLSLLSIFSREERIQAIAALERLGIEQTALQMAGTLSGGQQQRVAIARALMQQPKMILADEPIASLDPLNAKIVMDALRDINEREGITVITNLHTLDTARNYCERIVGMAAGRVVFDGKPSELTAAAVKEIYGTDKDGAGIDETMTSTAINLSDQPAQAAANASAGPQPLALAGL; encoded by the coding sequence ATGTTCGAGCTGAAGAATGTCTCGCGCCGGTTCGGAAACAAGCTCGCTGTCGATTCCGTGACGTTGGACATTCCGCAAGGACAAATGGTCGGCATCATCGGCCGCTCGGGCGCCGGCAAGTCCACGCTGCTGCGCATGATCAACCGACTTGCCGATCCGACCTCCGGCTCCATCTATTTCGCCGGCACCGAAGTCTCGAAGCTGCGCGGCCGGGCGTTGCGCAACTGGCAGCGCGATTGCGCCATGATCTTCCAGCAGTTCAACCTGGTTCCCCGTCTCGACGTTCTCACCAACGTCATGCTCGGTCGCCTGAACCAGCGTTCGACCACGCTGAGCCTGCTTTCCATCTTCAGCCGCGAGGAGCGCATCCAAGCCATTGCGGCACTCGAACGTCTCGGCATCGAGCAGACTGCATTGCAGATGGCCGGCACGCTGTCGGGTGGCCAGCAGCAGCGCGTCGCCATCGCCCGCGCCCTGATGCAGCAGCCGAAAATGATACTTGCCGACGAGCCGATTGCCTCGCTCGATCCGCTGAACGCCAAGATCGTCATGGATGCGCTGCGCGACATCAACGAGCGTGAGGGCATCACCGTCATCACCAACCTGCACACGCTGGATACGGCGCGCAATTATTGCGAACGCATCGTCGGCATGGCGGCGGGGCGCGTCGTCTTCGACGGCAAGCCATCAGAGCTGACGGCCGCGGCGGTCAAGGAAATCTACGGCACCGACAAGGATGGCGCCGGGATCGACGAGACGATGACGTCGACCGCCATCAATCTTTCCGATCAGCCCGCGCAAGCCGCGGCAAACGCATCCGCCGGCCCGCAACCGCTGGCACTGGCCGGTCTCTGA
- a CDS encoding DapH/DapD/GlmU-related protein, with the protein MSRKLGETPFISPSASVSNSTLGRYTEVSDRCRIDETEIGDYSYIMQDGAIWCATIGKFVNIAAAVRINATNHPTWRATLHHFTYRAADYWPDADMETEFFTWRRDNRVAIGNDVWIGHGATILPGVTVGNGAVIGAGAVVSKDVAPYTIVGGVPAKLIRQRFTEAVGERMDKLAWWDWDHATLRTALADFRALSAEDFLIRYGA; encoded by the coding sequence ATGAGCCGCAAATTGGGCGAAACGCCTTTCATCAGCCCCTCCGCGAGCGTCAGCAACTCGACGCTCGGCCGCTACACCGAAGTCTCCGACCGCTGCCGCATCGACGAGACGGAGATCGGCGATTACTCCTACATCATGCAGGATGGCGCGATCTGGTGCGCCACCATCGGCAAATTCGTCAACATTGCCGCGGCGGTGCGCATCAATGCCACCAACCATCCGACCTGGCGGGCGACGCTGCATCACTTCACCTATCGCGCCGCCGACTATTGGCCGGATGCCGATATGGAGACGGAATTCTTCACCTGGCGGCGCGACAACCGCGTGGCCATCGGCAACGACGTCTGGATCGGCCATGGCGCCACCATCCTGCCGGGCGTCACTGTCGGCAACGGTGCGGTCATCGGCGCCGGCGCTGTTGTCTCCAAGGATGTCGCCCCCTATACGATCGTCGGCGGCGTGCCGGCCAAGCTCATCCGCCAACGCTTCACCGAAGCTGTCGGCGAACGCATGGACAAGCTTGCCTGGTGGGATTGGGATCATGCCACATTGCGAACCGCGCTTGCCGATTTCCGCGCCCTTTCGGCCGAAGATTTCCTGATCCGCTACGGCGCATGA
- the phnL gene encoding phosphonate C-P lyase system protein PhnL, translating into MATPLVVSEVFKSFTMHLRDGIRLPVVADVSFSVASGECVVLGGPSGIGKSSLLKMIYGNYAVDSGQILVTHRERIIDLAAADPRTVLEVRRHTMGYVSQFLRTVPRVAAIDVVAEPLLARGESAETARQRAGNLLSQLNLPEELWQLPPATFSGGEQQRVNIARGFITDHAILLLDEPTASLDARNRAVVVDMIEEKKKAGVALLGIFHDEEVREAVGSRILDVSQFSPRKSAA; encoded by the coding sequence ATGGCAACCCCCCTCGTCGTTTCCGAAGTCTTCAAGAGCTTCACCATGCACCTGCGCGATGGCATCCGCCTGCCGGTCGTCGCCGATGTCTCCTTCTCCGTCGCATCGGGCGAATGCGTGGTGCTTGGCGGCCCTTCCGGCATTGGCAAGAGCTCGCTTCTGAAGATGATCTACGGCAACTACGCCGTCGATAGCGGCCAGATCCTGGTGACGCATCGGGAAAGGATCATCGATCTCGCCGCCGCTGATCCCCGCACCGTGCTGGAAGTTCGCCGCCATACCATGGGCTATGTCAGCCAGTTCCTACGCACCGTGCCGCGCGTTGCTGCCATCGACGTGGTTGCCGAGCCGCTGTTGGCGCGAGGCGAAAGTGCCGAGACCGCTCGCCAAAGGGCGGGCAACCTGCTTTCGCAGCTCAACCTTCCGGAAGAGCTTTGGCAATTGCCGCCCGCCACCTTCTCCGGCGGCGAACAGCAGCGCGTCAATATCGCCCGCGGCTTCATCACCGATCACGCCATTTTGCTGCTCGACGAGCCGACCGCCTCTCTCGACGCGAGAAACCGTGCCGTCGTGGTCGACATGATCGAAGAGAAGAAAAAGGCCGGCGTCGCACTCCTCGGCATCTTCCATGACGAGGAAGTGCGCGAGGCCGTCGGCAGCCGCATTCTCGACGTGTCGCAATTTTCGCCCAGAAAGTCCGCCGCATGA
- the phnK gene encoding phosphonate C-P lyase system protein PhnK produces the protein MSDTPLLKVKDISKFYGSRIGCRNVSFDLWPGEVLAIVGESGSGKTTLLNCISTRLLPTTGSVEYHMRDETYRDLFRMNEAERRFLMRTDWGFVHQNPADGLRMTVSAGANVGERLMAIGNRHYGNIRNTAIDWLERVEIDADRIDDQPRAFSGGMRQRLQIARNLVTGPRLVFMDEPTGGLDVSVQARLLDLVRGLVNDLGLSAIIVTHDLAVARLLSHRMMVMKDGVVIEHGLTDRVLDDPREPYTQLLVSSILQV, from the coding sequence ATGAGCGACACGCCACTCCTCAAGGTCAAGGACATCTCGAAATTTTACGGCAGCCGCATCGGTTGCCGCAATGTGTCCTTCGACCTCTGGCCTGGTGAAGTGCTGGCGATCGTCGGCGAATCCGGCTCCGGCAAGACGACACTGCTCAATTGCATTTCGACCCGGCTGCTGCCGACCACCGGCAGCGTCGAATACCATATGCGCGACGAGACCTATCGCGATCTCTTCCGCATGAACGAGGCCGAGCGGCGCTTCCTGATGCGCACCGACTGGGGTTTCGTCCATCAGAACCCCGCCGACGGCCTGCGCATGACGGTTTCGGCCGGCGCCAATGTCGGCGAGCGGCTGATGGCGATCGGCAACCGGCATTACGGCAATATCCGCAACACTGCGATCGACTGGCTGGAACGCGTGGAGATAGACGCCGACCGCATCGACGATCAGCCGCGCGCCTTCTCAGGCGGCATGCGCCAGCGCCTGCAGATCGCCCGCAATCTGGTGACCGGTCCTCGCCTGGTCTTCATGGACGAGCCGACCGGCGGCCTCGACGTGTCCGTACAGGCCCGCCTGCTCGATCTCGTCCGCGGTCTCGTCAACGATCTCGGCCTGTCGGCCATCATCGTCACGCACGACCTCGCCGTCGCCCGGCTGCTTTCGCACCGCATGATGGTCATGAAGGACGGTGTGGTGATCGAACATGGTCTCACCGACCGCGTGCTCGACGATCCGCGCGAGCCATATACGCAACTGCTCGTCTCTTCGATCCTGCAGGTCTGA
- a CDS encoding alpha-D-ribose 1-methylphosphonate 5-phosphate C-P-lyase PhnJ: MTELATYNFAYLDEQTKRMIRRAILKAIAIPGYQVPFASREMPMPYGWGTGGVQLTAAIIGPDDVLKVIDQGADDTTNAVSIRAFFQKVANVAVTTRTDEATIIQTRHRIPEGKLGPNQVLVYQVPIPEPLRYLEPRETETRKMHALEEYGLMHVKLYEDIARNGRIATTYAYPVKVAGRYVMDPSPTPKFDNPKMHMSDALQLFGAGREKRIYAVPPYTEVVSLDFEDHPFEVQRFDKPCALCGAEQVYLDEVILDDKGGRMFVCSDTDFCEDRRAHGHAGPMLVANGLASNQEAAE, from the coding sequence ATGACCGAACTTGCCACCTATAATTTCGCCTATCTCGACGAACAGACCAAGCGGATGATCCGCCGCGCCATCCTGAAGGCGATCGCCATTCCCGGCTATCAGGTGCCATTCGCCTCACGCGAAATGCCGATGCCGTATGGATGGGGCACTGGCGGCGTACAGTTAACTGCCGCGATCATCGGGCCGGATGATGTCCTCAAGGTCATCGACCAGGGCGCCGACGACACGACCAACGCCGTCTCTATCCGAGCCTTCTTCCAGAAGGTTGCCAATGTCGCCGTCACCACCCGCACGGACGAGGCGACCATCATCCAGACACGCCACCGCATCCCGGAAGGCAAGCTCGGCCCCAATCAGGTGCTGGTCTACCAGGTGCCGATCCCCGAACCGCTGCGCTACCTGGAGCCGCGCGAGACCGAGACGCGCAAGATGCATGCGCTCGAAGAGTACGGTCTCATGCATGTGAAGCTCTATGAGGACATCGCCCGCAACGGTCGCATCGCCACGACCTACGCCTATCCGGTCAAGGTCGCCGGCCGCTACGTGATGGACCCATCGCCGACGCCGAAATTCGACAATCCGAAAATGCATATGTCGGATGCGCTGCAGCTCTTCGGCGCCGGCCGCGAGAAGCGCATCTATGCCGTGCCGCCTTACACCGAAGTCGTGAGCCTCGATTTCGAGGATCATCCCTTCGAAGTGCAGCGTTTCGATAAGCCTTGTGCGCTCTGCGGCGCCGAGCAGGTCTATCTCGACGAAGTGATCCTCGACGACAAGGGCGGGCGGATGTTCGTCTGCTCCGACACCGATTTCTGCGAAGACCGCCGCGCCCATGGCCATGCCGGCCCCATGCTGGTGGCCAATGGGCTGGCTTCCAACCAGGAGGCCGCCGAATGA
- a CDS encoding carbon-phosphorus lyase complex subunit PhnI, producing MYVAVKGGEAAIANAHRLLADRRRGDRSLPAIGIDQIVAQLALAVDRVMAEASLYDRTLAALAVRQARGDMIEAIFLLRAYRTTLPRFGYSQPLDTSAMKIERRISATYKDLPGGQLLGPTFDYTHRLLDPSLLTDTPVDEPMQRPAEEGRVMRVSEILSQEGLIEGDGEMPIDHETGDLTREPMEFPMTRDLRLQALARGDEGFLLALGYSTQRGYGRTHPFTGEIRIGEVEVELDVPELGFAVSLGSIQVTECQMVNQFKGSAKAPPQFTRGYGLVFGQSERKAMAMSLVDRALRADELGEDIVAPAQDEEFVISHSDNVQATGFVEHLKLPHYVDFQAELDLVRRMRRDFEATRDGGKDPLTEAAE from the coding sequence ATGTATGTTGCCGTTAAAGGCGGCGAAGCCGCCATCGCCAATGCTCACCGGCTGCTCGCCGATCGTCGTCGCGGCGACCGTTCGCTGCCGGCCATCGGCATCGACCAGATCGTGGCGCAATTGGCGCTCGCCGTCGACCGCGTCATGGCGGAAGCCTCGCTTTACGACCGCACGCTGGCAGCCCTTGCGGTTCGCCAGGCGCGCGGCGATATGATCGAAGCGATCTTCCTGCTACGCGCCTACCGCACCACGCTGCCGCGCTTCGGCTATTCCCAGCCGCTGGATACGTCAGCGATGAAGATCGAGCGCCGCATCTCCGCCACCTACAAGGACCTGCCGGGCGGCCAACTTCTCGGCCCCACCTTCGACTATACTCATCGCCTGCTCGACCCGAGCCTGCTCACCGATACGCCGGTGGACGAGCCGATGCAGCGGCCGGCGGAAGAAGGCCGTGTGATGCGCGTCTCGGAAATTCTGAGCCAGGAAGGGCTGATCGAGGGCGACGGAGAGATGCCGATCGACCACGAGACCGGTGACCTGACGCGCGAACCGATGGAATTCCCGATGACCCGCGATCTGCGCCTGCAGGCGCTTGCGCGCGGCGACGAAGGTTTCCTGCTGGCGCTCGGCTATTCGACCCAGCGCGGCTATGGCCGCACCCATCCCTTCACCGGCGAAATCCGCATCGGTGAAGTGGAGGTCGAACTGGACGTGCCGGAACTCGGTTTCGCCGTCTCGCTGGGTAGCATCCAGGTTACCGAATGCCAGATGGTCAACCAGTTCAAAGGCTCTGCCAAGGCGCCACCGCAGTTTACCCGCGGTTACGGCCTCGTCTTCGGCCAAAGCGAACGCAAGGCCATGGCGATGTCGCTGGTCGACCGGGCGCTCCGTGCCGATGAACTCGGCGAAGATATCGTCGCACCCGCCCAGGACGAGGAATTCGTCATTTCCCATTCCGACAACGTGCAGGCGACCGGCTTCGTCGAACATCTGAAGCTGCCGCACTATGTCGACTTCCAGGCCGAACTCGACCTGGTGCGCCGCATGCGCCGCGACTTCGAAGCCACCCGCGATGGCGGCAAGGATCCCCTGACGGAGGCAGCCGAATGA